GGTAATACAATTCAATTGAGGAGTGAAGATGGATGGCGACAATCAAAGACATTTCCCGACTGGCGCAGGTCTCACCCGGGACCGTCTCGCGCGCGCTGAGTCCGGATAAAAGCGAATATGTGGCAAAAGAAACGCGCGACAAAGTGAGAGAAGTTGCTGATAAGCTGGGTTATAAATACTCCCTAGCCCCCAAACCGGACAAAAATCAGTTGAACTTTGCGCTGATCACTACCCTCAGTCTGAAAGAAGAAACGCGCGATGAATACTGGCGGTTTGTCCGCAGAGGGGTCTATGAAGCTGCTAAATCTCAGAATATCAGTATCAAGCGGGTGGTCAGGTTGGATGAAGGCGTTGAGCCAAACGATTTTGCGGCTTACGATGCCGTCATCGTCGTTGGCAGTCTTTCCAAATCCGCCATCAACGCCATTAAATCATTTAATCCCAACGTCGTTCTGGTTGATGGCGGAAGTGATGTCGATGACGTTGTCGATACGGTTGATACGAATTTAGCTCAGCTAACGGATAAAGCCTTGAACGAAATGACACCGCATGCCCAAACAATTGGTTTTATCGGCGGTTCCCGTCATGAAGTGAATTTGGACGGCAGCCAGGGTCGTATCATTGATGACGCACGGACCCTCACCTATAAAACATGGTGTTCGATCAACCATCATCAGCCAATCGTTAAATTGACGGACTGGACTACCAAGCAATCAATGGATGCCACTGATGACCTGCTGAATGAATATGGCAATCAACTCGACGGCCTGCTGGTCGCTTCCGACCCACTCTCAATTGGGGTGATGAAGGGCTTAGCCAAACACCACGTGGTTCCTGGAAAAAACGTCAAAATCATCAGTTTTGATGACTTGGAATTCGCTTCGTACCTGACACCATCGCTCACCAGCATTTGGCTGCCCAAAGTTGAATTGGGGTACGCAGCAGTCCTGCACGCCGAGACCCTCGTCAAGTTCCCACGGGATTGGCACGTCAGAAATATCATCCCTGGCAAATTCCACTACCGGGAAACGTTTAATCCCGATTAGTCTTGCGTCCGATCCCCAATTTGTCCTGTTGAGGTACAATGATCCGTTTCCAAATACTCTTGAGAATGATATAGCCGAAGATAACACCGACCAAGGCACTCAAGAAGAAACTGGGAATGAACAGATAAATCGCACCGGTGGTTCCCATCATCCAACTGGCAATCGGATAAGCAACGATTGCACCAATGATGCCAGTGCCGATCAATTCACCAAATGCCGCAATAATCAGTCGATTGGTTTTCTGGAAAAGCCAGCCGACACAGAACGCACCGATCATACTGCCTGGAAATGCCAGGATAGTTCCGGTTCCCAATAAATTACGAATTAATGAAGTGATAAATGCCTGGGTGACTGCCCACCATGGGCCAACCAGGACACCGGAAATCAAATTGATCAAATGCTGCATCGGGGCCACTTTGGCAACGCCGACAGTGAACTCAAACATACTGCCGCCGACCACGCCGATCGCAGATAGAATCGCCGTTAGCACCATTTTATAAGTCATATTTCTGTGCATAAAAAGCCTCCTTTCGTTAGATAACAAAAGGAGGCTTTTGGCTTCTTTTAACACTTCCCTACGCTGGCGCAAACCAGATCAGGTTCGAAGGGTCCGAAGATGTTCCGTCTCAGCCGATTGGCTCTCCTAATGTTATCTGATATTTAATTTCGACACTTCATTAAGTATAACCGAAAACAGAATGCTTGTCGGTCATTTAGCCCCTTAATTCTTCGACCGTTGTAAGCCGGCCTGATGAACGGCTTCGATCACTGGGGTAATCGGCATTCGCTGTCCTGTCCACTCCAAAAAGGAACCGGCGGCTTGATTCACCAGCATCCCAATCCCATTATATGTACGACTCCCGCGTTGCTTGGCTGCATGGATGAACG
Above is a genomic segment from Lentilactobacillus buchneri containing:
- a CDS encoding LacI family DNA-binding transcriptional regulator gives rise to the protein MATIKDISRLAQVSPGTVSRALSPDKSEYVAKETRDKVREVADKLGYKYSLAPKPDKNQLNFALITTLSLKEETRDEYWRFVRRGVYEAAKSQNISIKRVVRLDEGVEPNDFAAYDAVIVVGSLSKSAINAIKSFNPNVVLVDGGSDVDDVVDTVDTNLAQLTDKALNEMTPHAQTIGFIGGSRHEVNLDGSQGRIIDDARTLTYKTWCSINHHQPIVKLTDWTTKQSMDATDDLLNEYGNQLDGLLVASDPLSIGVMKGLAKHHVVPGKNVKIISFDDLEFASYLTPSLTSIWLPKVELGYAAVLHAETLVKFPRDWHVRNIIPGKFHYRETFNPD
- the thiW gene encoding energy coupling factor transporter S component ThiW, which codes for MHRNMTYKMVLTAILSAIGVVGGSMFEFTVGVAKVAPMQHLINLISGVLVGPWWAVTQAFITSLIRNLLGTGTILAFPGSMIGAFCVGWLFQKTNRLIIAAFGELIGTGIIGAIVAYPIASWMMGTTGAIYLFIPSFFLSALVGVIFGYIILKSIWKRIIVPQQDKLGIGRKTNRD